The following nucleotide sequence is from Halogeometricum borinquense DSM 11551.
TCTGTATGCCGCACGTCACCCGCGACACGCTCTCGGCGTTCCTCGCCGACCTCGACGCAGTCCGGTAACTCGGCGGACGCCGACAGGCCGCGGACGCGACAGCGAGGATACGTTCGATTTCGGACGGATTTTCGAACCTCAAGACTTACATCGTCTCGTCGGGGAGGATCCGATATCGTGTCTCCCGCTATCGACGTGCTCTCGTCGGTCACGACTCCGGCGCTGCTGCTAGAGGGCGTCGCCGAACTCCTCGTGAACGGTGGTGTTGCGAGTATCTGGCCGGATTTTAGCTGGCTCTCCGCAGCGGTGGAGACGGCGACAGGATGGGTCGGGCTCGCTATCATCTTCGTCTACTCCTTTCTCATCGCGTTCATCCTTCCCGGCGTGAGCGAAGTGGTCCTGTTCGCGCCGTTGGATTTAGGATTTCCCGACTACGTTCATCTCGGACTCATCATGGTGATCAGCGGCGCTGGGAAGGCTGCCGGGAGCGTCTTCGCGTTCCACATCGGACAGGAGGCCAAAGAGTCTGGATTCATCGAAAAGCGCCTTCGTCAGTCACGGTTCGACATCATGGAGTGGACCGAGCGAAAGACGCTCGAAATCGCCCAGAAGTGGGGCTACCTCGGACTCGCTGCGGCGCTTTGTGTCCCGGGATTCCCGGATACGCTGTCGATATACGCGTTCTCCATCCTCGAAAAAGACTACCTGAAGTTCGCCGTCGCCACGTTCACCGGGAGCATCGGTCGGCTAGTCGTTACCACCGTGACGCTCTCGGGCGTCGGTATTACGGTGTGACTCGCTTCTCGCCTTCGCCCCGGAGGCAAGTCCCGGGGCATCCGCCTCGATTGTCGTGAACCGGGAAGGGTCAGCCAAATTCCCGCCGAAAAAGCCTCGAAGAGAAACGAGATAGCGACAGCCTCAGTCTCCAGCGGCTGTCGCCTGTTGCTCTTCGATGTATTCGACAATTTCGGACGTTTCCCGCTTGAACTCGTCGAGGTCGGCCTCCGATCCGTGAAGGACCGTAGAGAAGTACCGAACGGTCGCGGCGAGGTTCGTTGCCTCGGCGAGTTCCGTCTCGGTAACGTCCTCTAGTTTCGCCTCCTCGCGGTGGAAGTGGACGCAGTACGGGCAGTTCATCGCAGCCGCGGCCCCGAGTGCGACGAGCGCTTTCTCGCGGGGCGGTAGCTCCGTCTCTTCGAGTTCGAGGTCACGCACGATTCCCCAACTGTGGTCGCCAGCGGCTTCCGAGAGCAACTCAAGCCAGCTTGGAACCTGTCCGAGGTACTCTTCGATTTCCGCTTCCGTCTGTGTTGATACCATTGTCGTCACCTAGGTTTCGGCATCTCTTCCCGGTACGGTGGATACGGTGCCGTAGCGTCGCTGAAACCCATGATCGACTACAACGCGAGCGTGGATAGGGATATTTCATATTGTCATGAGAAACAGTGGCAAGTATTAGCAAGGGTTCGTCAGTAAAAACGGAGTACGCCCGACGACCCATGGATTTATTTGCCGCCATCGGCTATGCCGTTACGTGCCCGTCCATCCGTCCCGTTCGATGCGTATGCGACTTTTCTGAATAGCTCCGGGTGGACCCGACGTGCGGCCGCCGATTCGGTAATACGAGTCGTCGGCTGTGACGGCGAAACCTGATTCTACACGTATGCAGGCCGACCACAGCCTTACGAAACAGCGGGACTCACGCGAGCGGGAGCGAGTGTGACCACGTCGGAGAGAGCGAGGACGAGCGAAACGAGTCCGAACGGACCCGACGGGGTTTTGGTCTCGCCCACGAGAACCACCAGACACCATAATGAGCCACGAAGATTTCCCCACAGAGAACCCGGCGGTGGTGACGTGTGGATTGCCGTACGCCAACGGCGACCTGCACATCGGCCACCTCCGAACGTACGTCGGCGGCGACATCTACAGTCGCGCGCTGAAACGACTCGGCCAAGAGACAGCGTTCGTCAGCGGATCGGATATGCACGGGACGCCCGTCGCAGTCAACGCCGAGAAGGAGGGTGTCACACCCGAATCGTTCGCCCTCCGGCACCACGAAAAGTACAAAGAGACGTTCCCGAAGTTCGAGATCGAGTTCGACAACTACGGGCACACGCACGACGAGACGAATACGGAACTCACCCAAGAGCTTGTCCGGACCCTCGAAGACGAGGGCTACGTCTACAAGAAGCAGATTCCGGTCGCCTACGACCCCGACGCAGACCAGTGGCTTCCGGACCGTTACGTCGAGGGCACCTGTCCGTACTGCGGCGAACACGCTCGCGGCGACGAGTGCGAC
It contains:
- a CDS encoding carboxymuconolactone decarboxylase family protein codes for the protein MVSTQTEAEIEEYLGQVPSWLELLSEAAGDHSWGIVRDLELEETELPPREKALVALGAAAAMNCPYCVHFHREEAKLEDVTETELAEATNLAATVRYFSTVLHGSEADLDEFKRETSEIVEYIEEQQATAAGD
- a CDS encoding YqaA family protein, translated to MLEGVAELLVNGGVASIWPDFSWLSAAVETATGWVGLAIIFVYSFLIAFILPGVSEVVLFAPLDLGFPDYVHLGLIMVISGAGKAAGSVFAFHIGQEAKESGFIEKRLRQSRFDIMEWTERKTLEIAQKWGYLGLAAALCVPGFPDTLSIYAFSILEKDYLKFAVATFTGSIGRLVVTTVTLSGVGITV